A window of Danio aesculapii chromosome 16, fDanAes4.1, whole genome shotgun sequence genomic DNA:
GGTTGGAAGTTGTTTTTCTCTTCTACTTTCTTATAGCAGCTAATAGCATGGACCACAGTGTTGGGAAGAGTCTTCCACAGCGTCTGAGCCACAGACTGCATGTTGCCCTTCAGCTTCTGCATCTCTATCTGATCTACAATCTCACTCTTGTTAATCGGTTTCGGGTCAGCGCTGAAAGACACCACGATTCTGATGTTGTTTGGGGTCAGGAGGTCAAAAAAGTTGCCACCTCCACCACTTCCGTGGTACTTCTTGCCAGCTAGCCAATTCCAGAAGAATATACCACTGTGGTTGAAGACCCGAACTGACCAGGAAACCCAGTAATATTTCTTCTCGAGGATATCCAGTATAAATCCGGTGAACTCTGGGTTGACGTTGGCTTGTCGCTCCAACAGTTGCCGCTCAACATCGTCCTTGGCCTGCTCGGGGAAATTCTCAATGCAGTCATCCACCGCCGCTTTCATGCGCTTTTCAACATCTTCCATGCGATCCTGCCATTTTTTCACCATTGCCTCACCTACCGCTCCCTCCTTCAGGGCGGCGTGACCCATGACTGCTATAATTCCCATGACGAATAGCTTCTTTAGCCTGGCACAAAACTCCTCCACCGGCTTCCTGCTCCTTTGGTCTGTGGTCACCACTGTGTCCAACATGGCATCCCCAGAGATATTTTCACCAGTTACAGCATTGTACAAGGAATCAATGTTTATTTCACCACCAGTGTTCTCATACTGGGTTATGAACTTTTCCTTCTTCTTCTCCTTAAACTTTGGCTTGGCATTGACAAAGTCTTGAAACTTCTCGTACTGGCTCATAATCTTGGCCTCACGGTCAATGTTCTGCTTGTTCATGGACGTCCGCTGCAACTCCAAAGCAATTTGTTCAATTTCGTCTTGGATCCCTTCCAGTTTTTGGTTGATCTTTTCAAATTGTTCTGCGAGGAACTTTGCCTCTTTGCCTTCTGGGTTCCCCAGAAGCTCGGCGGAAGCCATAAATACCGCCTCA
This region includes:
- the rpz5 gene encoding rapunzel 5 codes for the protein MNRVEEWVVENKDKIEKGVEIMGQGCEVLAATVGQFHPILEAVFMASAELLGNPEGKEAKFLAEQFEKINQKLEGIQDEIEQIALELQRTSMNKQNIDREAKIMSQYEKFQDFVNAKPKFKEKKKEKFITQYENTGGEINIDSLYNAVTGENISGDAMLDTVVTTDQRSRKPVEEFCARLKKLFVMGIIAVMGHAALKEGAVGEAMVKKWQDRMEDVEKRMKAAVDDCIENFPEQAKDDVERQLLERQANVNPEFTGFILDILEKKYYWVSWSVRVFNHSGIFFWNWLAGKKYHGSGGGGNFFDLLTPNNIRIVVSFSADPKPINKSEIVDQIEMQKLKGNMQSVAQTLWKTLPNTVVHAISCYKKVEEKNNFQPECFYFARHKKAYLCIHSE